One Glycine max cultivar Williams 82 chromosome 8, Glycine_max_v4.0, whole genome shotgun sequence genomic window, CCTGTTCCACGTCATCTCTATCGAAGTCATCACGGCCCTGGCTGCCATAGATGCCAGCACCTTGGGCATCAACGCCGTTCTTGCCGAACCTGAACCAGCACGTGGATTTGGAGCCATTAGAGGGTCCAATTATTCTAGAGGTGAGGCTGTGCGACCCAACTCTTCTTCGGGTGCCCAGAAACCGTGAGGCCAAGTTTGAGGCAGAGACGTGCGGTGAAGGGAaggcattattattattggggTTGGAAGTGATGGGGTGATGGTGGTGGGTGATGCATGGGATAGAAGCCATTGTTGCTGAGCTGTGAAACAAGCTTGGGTTGTTCCACTTCTACTTcacttgtgttctatgttgctATCCACCCACGTGTCTTCTGAAACTTGAAGATAGATGGGGAAATGATATGGTGCTTTCCACCTACCCTATGTTGTTGTGCATCACTATTTTGGGGCCTTTCACATAAGAATCCCATTCTTTTTGCACCTCCCCTTCCacgtttctttaa contains:
- the LOC100500557 gene encoding ankyrin repeats-containing protein, with the translated sequence MASIPCITHHHHPITSNPNNNNAFPSPHVSASNLASRFLGTRRRVGSHSLTSRIIGPSNGSKSTCWFRFGKNGVDAQGAGIYGSQGRDDFDRDDVEQYFNYMGMLAVEGTYDKMEALLSQNIHPVDILLLLAASEGDKPKIEELLRAGAKYDVKDADGRTALDRAADEIKDFILNFSVQRA